The nucleotide window GGACGTTATCGTGCTTGCCTTCAATGATCTCGCGGAAGCTGCGCACCGTGTCCTCGATCTTGCAGTAGCGTCCTTTGATGCCCGTGAACTGCTCGGCAACGTGGAACGGCTGGGAGAGGAATTTCTGGATCTTGCGTGCCCGGGCGACGGTCAGTTTGTCGTCTTCGCTCAATTCGTCGATGCCGAGAATGGCGATGATGTCCTGCAAGTCCTTGTAGCGCTGCAGGATTCGCTTCACGCCCTGCGCCACGTCGTAGTGTTCCTGGCCGACGATGCGCGCATCGAGAATGCGCGAGGTCGAAGCAAGCGGATCGACGGCAGGGTAAATGCCGATTTCGGTCAAAGGACGCGAGAGCACGGTCGTCGCATCGAGGTGAGCGAAGGTGGTCGCGGGAGCCGGGTCGGTGAGATCGTCGGCGGGCACGTAAATCGCCTGCACGGACGTCACGGAACCGCGGTTCGTCGAGGTGATGCGTTCCTGGAGTTCGCCCATTTCGCTGGCTAGGTTTGGCTGATATCCGACGGCGCTCGGCATGCGGCCCAGCAGCGCGGAAACTTCAGAACCGGCCTGCGTGAAACGGAAGATGTTGTCTATAAAGAGCAGCGTGTCTGCGCCTTCGTGATCGCGGAAGTGCTCGGCCACAGTTAGCCCGGTCAGCGCTACGCGGAGACGCGCTCCGGGGGGCTCGGTCATCTGTCCGTAAATCAACGACGCTTTGGACTTTGACGGATCGCCTGGCGAGATAACACCCGACTCCGACATTTCCAGCCAGAGATCGTTGCCTTCACGGGTGCGCTCGCCAACGCCTGCGAACACGGAATATCCGCCGTGCTGCTTCGCAACGTTGTTGATAAGCTCCATGATGACGACCGTCTTGCCGACACCTGCGCCGCCAAACAGACCGATCTTGCCGCCCTTCAAGAAGGGCTGGATCAAGTCGATGACTTTGACGCCAGTCTCGAACATTTCGGCGCTGGTAGCCTGCTCGTCGAATGCAGGAGCGGGACGGTGGATCGGCATCTTCGTATCCGACTTAATCGGACCGAGTTGATCGACCGGTTCGCCGATCACGTTCATGATGCGGCCCAGCGTTTCGCGTCCCACCGGCACGCTGATAGGACCACCCATGTCGATGGCCTTCATGCCCCGAACCATGCCGTCCGTGGGCTGCATGGCGACACAACGCGCGCGTCCTTCGCCAAGGTGCTGCTGAATCTCAAGTACCACGTCGATGGGCTGGGGCACATTGAATCCGTCGCTGACGACGCGAACCGCCTGGTAAATAGGAGGCAGCTTCTGTTCGCTGAACTGCACGTCCACGGCGGGACCGGAAATCTGAATTACGTGTCCAAAGTTTTCCATAAAGTCTCTAAAAGTAAGTTTCTAAGCGGCTGAGCTTCTGAGCTACTAAGCTGACCCCAAATCCATTCTCATTCAATGCAAGCCCTGCAACACTGCGGCCCAGTGGCTTAGCGACTCAGTAGCTATAGCAGCTCAGCAGCTCTAAAGCGCTGCCGCGCCGCTGACAATCTCGATAATTTCTTTCGTGATCGAAGCCTGGCGCACTCGGTTCATGGTGAGCGTCAGCGAGTCGATCATGTCGGTAGCATTGTTCGTTGCCGAATCCATCGCAGTCATGCGGGCGGCATGCTCAGCGGCAACCGACTCCAGCATGGCGCGGAATACCTGTATGGCCACGTACTTGGGCAAAAGTGATCGGAACAAATCGCCCGCGGGCTGTTCGTAGATGTAGTCCACCGGGGCGGTTCCGAAAGTGGCGGCGCGACGATCGATCTCGCGCGTGTCCACCCCATATGCGCTCACTCCTGCGCTCTCGGCGGCTTCGGCTGCCCGCTTCTTCTGCTCGGCCGTAGGTTCGTCGGCCTGGAGAATCTCTTTTCTCTCGCCGATCTCTCCGATGGGCAGGATTTCGTCCACCACTAATCGCTGCACGATAACGGACTTGAATTCGTTGTAAAGCAGGTAAACGGCATCGATTTCGCCGCGAGTATAGCGATCGATCACACCCGCGGCGATCGCGCGCACCTGCGAGAAATCGAACTTGTTCAGCAGGCCCACCTGCTCACCAACCACCTGAACCGGGCCGTTGCGCTCTGCGCCAACTTCACCGGCGGGATAGCGGCGGCGGAAGATGTCGCGACCTTTGCGGCCGATAGCTTCGATGTCGATATTGCAATCCGCTTTCGATTCGATAAAACGGAATGCAGTCTTCAGGATGTTCGTGTTGAAAGCGCCAGCCAATCCCTTGTCGCCGGTTACGACGATGACGAGAATGTTGCGCTCGGGACGGCGCGCGAGTAGCGGATGGCGGGCTTCCCCGGTTTCCGGATCAAAGAGTTCGGAGCGCGACACCACGGACTTCAGCACGTTCGTGAGCATCTGCGCGTATGGACGCGCAGTAAGGGCGCGGTCCTGCGCGCGACGCAGTTTGGCGGCCGAGACCATCTTCATGGCCTTGGTGATCTGCCGCGTGTTGGTCACGCTTCGAATGCGCCGGCGAATGTCGAGTACGTTAGCCATTGATTTAGTTGCCAGTGGCCAGTTGCCAGTGGCCAGCTACTTCGGTCGCGGCTCACGGCCGCTACTTTGTTCAATAATCCTACTGCGTTCAAAGTCCGACAGCGTTCAGGATCTACAGTGCGCCAGCGGCAGTTGCGTGCTCGGCGGCAAAGCGTTCTTTTGCTTCGTTGATGACCTTCTTCAGATCGGCCTTGATCGCATCGTCGAGCACTTTCTTTTCTTCGATCGCTTTGAACAAGCCGGGGTTCATCGTCTCCACGTATGAGTAGAGGTGCTTCTCGAAGGCAGTAATCTGCTCAACCGGCAGTTCGTCAAGGAAGCCGTTGGTTCCGGCGTAGATGATAGTAATCTGCTTGGCGAACGAGAGCGGCTGGAACTGCGGCTGTTTCAACACTTCCACCAGGCGCTTGCCGCGATTGAGCTGCGCCTGCGTCGCTTTGTCCAGATCGCTGCCGAATTGCGCGAAAGCCGCCAGTTCACGGAACTGCGCAAGTTCAAGCTTCAGCGTTGCGCCAACCTGTTTCATCGCCTTGATGGCCGCCGAGAAACCGACACGGCTGACCGAAAGGCCAACGTTCACCGCCGGACGGATGCCGGAGTTGAACAAGTCCGATTCGAGGAATATCTGGCCATCGGTGATCGAAATAACATTCGTCGGAATGTAGGCCGAGACGTCTCCAGCCTGCGTTTCGATGATGGGCAGCGACGTCAACGACCCGCCGCCCTTCGCGTCGCTCATCTTGGAGGCGCGTTCCAGCAGGCGGGAGTGGAGATAGAACACGTCGCCCGGATAAGCTTCGCGACCCGGAGGACGACGCAGCAGCAAAGAGATTTCGCGATATGAGGCAGCGTGCTTCGAAAGATCGTCGTAAATAGTCAGCGCATGGCGTCCCGAATCGCGGAAGTATTCGCCAATGGCGCATGCGGCGTACGGAGCGATGTACTGCATCGGGGCCGGATCGGAAGCTGACGCCGAGACCACGATCGTATAGTCCATGGCACCGTTGTCTTCCAGAATCTTCACGACCTGTGCGACCGACGAACGCTTCTGGCCGATGGCGCAGTAGATGCAGATAAGTCCCTTGCCGCGGCTATTGATGATGGTGTCGAGCGCGATGGCGGTCTTGCCGGTCTGGCGGTCGCCGATGATGAGCTCGCGCTGTCCGCGGCCGATCGGGATCATGGCGTCAATGGCCTTGATACCGGTGGCCATGGGCTCGCGTACGGGTTGGCGATCAATCACGCCTGGAGCGACACGCTCAACGGGCAGGAACTGGTCAGTCGCAACCGGGCCCTTGTCGTCGATGGGCTGGCCGAGTCCGTTAACGACGCGGCCGATCATGGCATCGCCGACGGGCACGCTCATGATGCGTCCGGTGCGCTTGACCTCGTCGCCCTCTTTGATTTCGGTGTAATCACCCAGCACTACGGCACCGACCTGATCTTCTTCCAGGTTCATGGCAAGACCGGCCACACCATGCGGGAAGGCAAGCAGTTCGCCGGACATGACCTTATCGAGACCGTGAATGCGGGCGATACCGTCACCCAGGGAGAGCACTGTGCCAACTTCATCGACACTGATCTTGCTCTCGTAGTTCTCAATCTGCTCACGGATGAGTTGCGTGATCTCGTCTGCTTTGATCTGAGCCATAAAATCCAGTTGCCACTGGCCGGTAGCCAGCGACTGAAAACCTTTCGATTTGAATCCCTGTATTTACCACCGCGGCACGAATGCCGCGTAGCGCGCCGCGATCACTCGGCGCTTAACTCTTCCTTCAAACGCTGCAACTGTCCACGCACCGAACCGTCATACACGGTGGAACCAAGCTTCACCACGACGCCGCCAATAAGCCCAGCGTCGATACTGCTGCTTGCGGTCACCTGCTTACCAGTAAGTCGCGCGACCTGCATCTTGACGGCATCGATTTCGGCTTGCGAAAGGGCACGGGCGCTGGCGATCTCCACCTTAACCCGACCTAGGCGCTGGTTCAGTTCCATTTCGAACTGCCTTGCGATCTGCGGCAGCGCGGCGATGCGATGATGGTCCATCAGTACGGCAATGAAGTTGCGCAACGGCCGCGCAGCCCCAATGCGGGCGGCAATGGCGTCCAACAGATTTCGCTTCTGCTCGCCCGGAACAGATGGGTTCTCCCAGATTCCGCGCAACTCGGGCGCGGAGTCGAGCAGAGCGACAAAATCGCGCAACTGCTGAACGGTTGAGTCCGGGTCAAGCTTCATTTCCAGCACAACATCGGCGAAGGCGCGGGCGTAGCGACTCTCAAAGACGGCCATTTATTTTCCGTCCTTTCCATCGCGCCCAGGCGCAAGCTGATCGACGAAATCGCGAACAAGCGCCTCGTCCGTCGCGCCATCCACACGAATCTTTTTAGCCGCGAGATCGACGGCGATGGAGGCGGCATAAGCCTTCAACTCGCGACGCGCGCTCTTGGCTGCGGCGGCGATCTCCTGCTCGGCGGCAACTATGACGCGGCGGGCATCCTCATCCGCGAACTGGCGGATGCGCGCTTCTTCTGCTGCAAAATCTGTTTCAGCGGCGATACGGATATCGGCGACTTCGGCGTCCAGCCGATCCAGACGGCCCTGAACGGCAGCGAGACGGGCGTTCGCTTCTTCGCTGGCGCGGCGCGCTTCTTCCATTCCCTTCTGAATGCTGGCGGTGCGGGCGCGCATGGTGTTGCCCAGGTCAAGCTTCTTTACCAGGAGCCAGTAGAAGAAGATGGCGAGGATAACAAAATTCAGAACAAGGAAGACCCAGTAGGCGACTGCGGGGTGAATACCAATCGACGTGGCAAGCCGTTTGACCATGGGCGACTGCTTGAATGCCTGATGCCCGCCTTCACCTTCGGCTTCCTTGGATTCATGAGCGAGTTCACTATCCGCCGCGGCATTAGGATCGCCTGCCGCCTGCTGGTGTTCGGCGGACTCGCCCTGTACTGTCGGTGCGGGTTCGTGCTGCGCGTTCACGGCGGGAGCGGAGGCCGCAAACACGAATGCCAGAAGAATGACTCCGAAGATAGACCGATTTAGGATTTTCATCGCTGCCCGCCTATGGCCGGAATTTGTCCTTTGCCGGCGGGTTGCAGAATGGTGCGTATGATTTCCGACGCAAGTCTTTCGACTTCTACCTGAAGACCGGCTTTGGTGCCCTCAATATCCTGCTGCAAGGCCTGGCGGGCGGCCTGGACCTGAGCGTCGGCTCGGCCACGTGCTTCCGCCACTGCGGCGGCACGGGCCTGCTGCGCCTGTTGGCGGCGGGCTTCCTGCTGGCGGAAGATGGACGCACGCGCTTCCCGTAAACGCGATTCGTATTCCGACGTCTTGGCTTCGGCGGCGGCCACGTCGGCGCGAGCTTTCTCGATAGCGCCTTCCGTTCGGCTAAGGCGCTCGGCCAAAATGCCCTCGAGTGGGCGGTGCACCAGGAAGTGGTACACGGCATATACGAGGAGCAGGAGCACCGCTGTCGGCACGGCCCCAAGCAGTAATTCGCCTACTTGCCTAAGAGTCTGTTCCATCCTTATTTAGTAAGCCTAATGAGAGAATAGAAAGGGGTTCTGAACCGAGAAGATTAGCAGTCTTGACAGGATAGTGTCAACGAAAGCAGGCGCGGAACAAGGGCTGCGCTCTCTGAAACTCGGCAGATGCTGAGCTACTGAGCAGGATAAAATTGTCCTTCTGAGCGATGGGCTCAAGCCCGAGTCGAAGGATCCCTTGGCTGAAACCAAAATCGCGAAACTCCTGCATCGATGAGGGTTCCCGGCGTGAGTTGGCGCGAAAGGCAGGCCAGAAGCGCAGTTCGCCGAAACGCTTCCGCTACTCGCGAGTTCACTTGACAAGGTCAACCGCAGGGGTACCATAAAGCTATCACCTCCGATCCGAGTCGGGATCGAATGGGCGTGCGGCCAAGGAAATGTCACCGCTTCTTGGCCGCGCGCCTATTTTGGTTACCCCTCACTTTGTTCCCGCGCTGGGCGAACCATCCTTCTACTGTTCCAACATCCTGTTCCTCTGTTAACTTCCGGTGATGCACTCAAAACTGCTGTTCTTGATAGGAGTGTTGTTCGCGGTTTCGCCGTGGGCATCGCCGCCTCTGGCGCTCGGCGCGGGGTTGATCTTCGGCTTCGTCGCTACCCACCCCTACGCGAAGGAGTCGCGCAAAGGATCTAGATGGCTGTTACAGGCATCCGTGGTGGGGCTTGGGTTCGGCATGAATTTGTCCCAGGTGCTTCGCGCCGGGCGTTCGGGCATTGCGTACACGGCGGTGGGCATTGCATTTGCGCTGACGTTGGGCTGGGCGCTGGGCCGCATGATGAATGTGCATCCGCGTGCGGCTTTCCTGATATCGACGGGGACAGCGATCTGTGGCGGAAGCGCAATCGCCGCCGTGGGACCGATCACCGGCGCAACAGAAGACGAGATGTCCGTTTCGCTGGGAACGGTCTTCATACTCAATTCCGTCGCACTGATCATTTTCCCCATTATCGGCACGGCCATGGGACTTACTCAGCAGCAGTTTGGATTGTGGGCAGCGCTGGCAATCCATGACACGAGTTCCGTCGTAGGAGCGACGGCTAAGTTCGGAGCCGTGGCGCTCGCCGTGGGTACGACGGTGAAATTGGCTCGCGCTCTCTGGATCATCCCTGTTTCTCTGGGCGTGGCGGCCTTACAGCGCAGGAAGGCATGCTCGGCGGAAACCGGCGCTCGCGCTGGCGTGCAGGTGCCGTGGTTCATCTTCCTATTCGTGCTTGCGGCGGTTGTGAATTCCTATGCGACGGCCGGCGCGCAGGTGTGGAGCGCGCTCTACCACGCTGGACGAATCGGGCTCACACTGACGCTGTTCCTCATCGGCGCAAGTCTCTCGCCCGCGCAGATCAAGCGAGTGGGCGTGCGTCCGCTGCTACAGGGCATCGTTCTCTGGTTGATCGTCGGCGCCCTGGGTCTGGCCCTCATTCGCGGGGGCTGGGTGCAACTGTAAGCCGTCACGTGCAGAATCGGGCAGGGCCACAAGTTCTAGCGGCAACACTTCATGTGAACTTGGCTACCGCTTAGAACCGCGTGCGCGCGTGGCGACTTCGAATTCACGCAGGCGGCGTGCCACGGACTCCGGCACCTGCGCCTCTATATCTACCAATCCATCCTGATATTCGCGTGAGTTGATGCGCGCCCTGGCGTCGAGCAGAGAAAGCAGTTTGCCCTCTGACTGAGGTACGCGCACGTGCATGAGGCGGAGTGGGTTCTGCTCGATGGCGTGATCGATAGCTTCGAGCAGGCGTTCCAGGTTGATACCTTTTGCGGCCGAAACGTGCACCGTCTTGTCGTTGTCGATGAGCGATTCGCGCCTGGTGGCGGGTAGCATATCGGTCTTATTTACTACGTTGATGCAGGGCTTGTCATATGACTCCAGTTCGCGTAACACGCCTTCCACCTGCACCTTCTGTTCGGCTGCATAGGGAGAAGTCGCGTCGCTGACGTGCAGCAGCAGAGCGGCGCGCTTCACCTCTTCCAGAGTGGCGCGGAACGCAGACACGAGGGTGTGCGGCAAGTTGCGGATGAAGCCGACGGTGTCCGAAAGCAGGACCTGGCGGCGTGACGGAAGCGTGACCGACCGCAGCGTGGGGTCAAGCGTGGCGAACATGCGCTTCGACTCAAGAACTCCGGCGCGAGTGAGCGCATTGAACAGCGTCGATTTCCCAGCGTTGGTATAGCCAACAAGGGCAACGGTGGCTACGGGAACAGATTCGCGACGCTGGCGTTGCTGAGAACGAATTCGGCGAACGTTCTCAAGCTGTTCCTTGACGTGGCGTACTCGGCGATAGATCTTGCGGCGGTCCGTTTCGAGTTGCGTTTCGCCGGGACCGCGTGTTCCGATGCCTCCGCCAAGCTGCGACATCTCAATGCCGCGTCCGGCGAGACGCGGCAAGAGGTACTCCAACTGTGCGAGTTCCACCTGGAGCTGACCTTCGCGTGTGCGGGCATGGCGCGCAAAGATGTCGAGAATAAGCTGCGTTCGATCGATGACGCGGCACTTCAATTCGGCTTCCACATTGCGTTGCTGCGACGGCGTGAGTTCATGATCGAAGATAACGAGATGGGCATCCGCGGACGCAATCGCTCCGGCAATCTCTTCCAGTTTGCCGCGCCCAACAAGCGTTGCGGAATCGGGTCGATCTCGATGCTGCAGGAAGCGGCCAACGATGGTTGCCCCTGCACTCGACGCAAGTTCGGCAAGTTCATCGAGCGACTCTTCGGCGGTGAATGGAAGCGCCCGGTCTTCGGCCAGGTCGGCGGACGCAGCGAGCGCGCTGCGTGCCGCGCGAGCGGACGCCGGTATTGGCGCGATGCGACCGGCGCGCGAAGCGCCGGTCTTCACATCGTCATGATCTGCCAGTTCGGCTTTGGGAGACGTATCGCGACGCCGCAGGCGATAATCGACGCCTACCAGGAACGCGCGTTCCTGGTCCGCAGCTCCGTGCGGATCATGGGAAGTGCGTGCGCCGAGAATGCGGTGATGCAGATTCGTATGCTTAGGGCCGCGCGGAATACTAGCTCTCCGTATTGTTGGGCGGAGTGGCGGTTGCAGGCTGTGAAGCCTGGGCGGTCTGCGGAGTGACTACGCGCGGTTCGCGCTCGCCGGGCGAACCTGGCGGGTGCATGGGACGCGCCATAACGACAGTCGAAATGGCGTGCTTGAAGATGAGCTGCTCCTGGTTGTTCGTGTCCAGCACCACGGAATACTTATCGAAAGACCGGATACGTCCAGAAAGTTTGACGCCGCTGAGCAAGTAAATGGTGATGACTGCCTTATCCTTGCGAGCTGTGTTCAGAAATGAGTCCTGAATGTTCTGTGCTGGCTTGTTGTCCATAAGTTTTGGTGTCTCCTTGGTCAAACAGCCAATTGCTGAGTAAACAGCCAACCACCTGTGTTGCGCGTTATTGATGTGCCGACGACTACCCTGCGCATGGGCGGCCAGACACGACTACGATACGGCTGCGGAGACTCAAATTCAACCTCCGCAGAGTTGTTGCCCGGGCAGTATAGAATGCGCCTGCGCGGAAAGCATCTACCGATAGATGCACGCCTGGTAGCTGCCGCGGAATTCTTTTCAGCGCGCAACCTTAACGCGCAACCTTACCTTAGACGTACCAGGAGGACAAATGTACACAAGCTCTGTTGCGGAGCTGGCGCCGCATATCATTTTCCCTCAAGATGCGAATACGAACGTGTTGATGATGCTCCGCTGGGTGCATTTCCTCGCCGGCATCGCCTGGGTGGGCCTGCTGTACTTTTTCAACCTGGTGAACGTTCCCCTAATGCGCGAACTGGACGCCACGACCAGGGGCAAAGTAGTGCCAACGCTGATGCCGCGCGCCCTGTGGTGGTTTCGCTGGGCTTCCGTCGTGACCGTCTTCGCGGGTGTCTGGTACTGGATGGTGATCGTCGGAACCGACAAGCGCAATGCAATTGCCGAAGGCGTGAACGCGAGTGGGGGAGCAGCAATCGGCAGCTTCTTCGGTATATGGACTCTGGCGTCCGTGCTGATGATTGGCATACTGATGATGGGCAAGTTGAACGACCGAGGCGTGCTGCTGGGCGTCATCGTTGCCGTGATCGTGATCGCCGCGTCGTGGGTTTTTCTTGCGGTGAACTCGCAGGGATGGGAAAGCAATCGCCTGCTGGCGATTGGGGTCGGCGGAGGGCTGGGCTGGGTCATGATGATGAACGTCTGGGGCATCATCTGGCGCGCGCAGAAGAAACTAATTCGTTGGACGGCCGAGAGCGCCGCGAAAGGAACTCCGATGCCGGCAGAAGCGGCGAAGCTCTCGCGGTTGGCCTTCGTGGCATCGAGAGCAAACTTCTGGCTGTCGTTCCCTATGTTGTTCTTTATGGGCGCGGCGTCGCACTATCCGATGTTTGGCAGGTAGGGTTTGGCAGGAAGATGTCAGGTCGCTAGTTCTAAATAATTGGGGAAGCCCTCACAGGCTTCCCCTTTAGTTTTCAGGACCGCAGATATGTTGCAAACCTTAGAACGAGTACTTCACTTTGAAACGAAGCGTACGGCCACCCTCGCGGGTGTTGTACTCGTCGCCGAAGTACTTGCTGCGCACGTTGTAGTTCACGTTCCCAAGATTCGGGTGATTGAATATGTTGAACATCTCGGTACGGAACTCGAACTGATGTCCTTCCATAGGCAGCTTGAAGCGACGAACGATGCCCATATCCCAGTCCTGACGCCCCGGACCGATCAACGTATTGCGGCCTACATTGCCGATACCCGGCTGTATGAGCCAGTGCACATCGTTAACGGTAACGGGGGTGACCGTCCCTCCGTGCTGGTAATAATCGTGACCGTCGTACAGCTTTCCGGCAGTCTGCTTGATGAACGATCCGTCAATCGCCCAGCGCGTGATGGGTGCAGCCGGGTTACCGAGATTCGGGCGGTTGTTGCCCGCGTTTAAGTCTTGGTCTGTATCCGTGCCGTTGATGTAGACGGTCTCAGGAGCGCCGGCCTGGAAGGAGGTCGTTCCCGATAGTTGCCAATCGCGAGCAATGTAGGAGATTCCATTCAGGAAGCTCTTGCTGAACTTCATGTTCGGAATGTCGTACACGTAGGTGAGTACCAGGCGCTGGCGGCGATCATAAGCCGAGAGGCCGCGTTCGAGTGCGCGGGTGCTCTGCGCGTACGAACTGCCGCCCGTGCTCGTGAACACTTCGGAGCCGGTATCGATCATCTTCGAATAGGTATATGCCGCACGGAACAGCAGGCCGTTCGTGAAGCGGCGATCGACCTTCACGTTCAATCCATGATAGATAGAGTCGCCGGAGTTGGTGCGGACACCGTAATTGCCTACGTTCGGGTTCAGGCGAACGCCGTTGACGCCGGGGTTGAGCTGATCGTTGACGAACAGGCGAATACCGCGGCTTCCGACGTAGGCAGTTGTCAAGGTAAAGCTGCCGGGCAACTCACGCTGAATATCCAAGTTCCACTGGTGCGTGTTGGGGGCAACCAGGTTGTTGGCGACTCCTGTGATGGCAGCCGTCGGGCTGTACACAGAGTTCATGTTGGGGATCAACTCCATGGCGCCAGAGAGACCACGCCCGCCGACAGGAGCCTGAATCGTCGTACCCATTACATTCGGGCTGCTGGCTGCTGAGTTTACGAGGATGTTGTTGAAGAATGTGTCATAGAACATGCCGTAGCCGGCACGGATGACCGTCTTGTTGTCGCCGAAGAGACCATTCCAGAACCGCGGAGTGTAGGCGACGCCAACGCGAGGTCCAAAGTTGTTGTAATCCGGCTGGAGCTCGTGCCGAACCGGCGTCACCATGAACGGACTGTTCATGTCGATTGCCGGATAAGGCAGAACGTTGATCGGCGTTCCGTAATATTCGTAACGAATGCCGTAGTCGAGCGTCAGGTTCGGACGCAGCTTCCACGTATCCTGTATGTAGTAGGCCTGAGTGAGCTGGTTCGGGTAAACGACCGGGCTGCCGAAGACCTTTCCGGCCTGTGCGCTGGCGCCAGTGAAGTTGTCGATGAAATTGGCCAGAGCCGTGTAGCCGCCACCGTCGGTGAAGCCAATGGTGCCACGCGAGTTGAACGGAACGTTAGCCTTCACCTGGGCACGAGAAACGTCCGCGCCGATTTTCGTGGTGTGGTTACCCCAGCTGAACGAGAGCGCGTCCTGGTACTGGAACGTGTTCATCAAACGGCCTTGCGGGAAAGCTGCATTCACACCGTAGGTCAGCAGGTTCGCAATCGTGACCTGCTCCTGCTGTGCCGCTGCACCGTTCGGGTCCGCCAGCCAGAAGCCGGCATTCATGCGGCCAAACGAAAAACGGAACTCGTTGACCATCTTCTGCGAGAGCGTGCGTACCCAGGTGATTCCGAGGTTCTGCTTGCGGCCGCCCTGCTCCGTGTCATAGCCCGGAAGCGCGCTGCCATTGTTGTAGAAATCAGGCGTAAGGATGTTGTCGTCGAAGATGTAGCGGAAGCTGAAGCTGTCCTTCGAGGTTGCGAGCCAGTCGACGCGCGCGTTCCACTGCACATCGTCGTTGACCTGGGCGATGCCGCCACGCTGGACCGTGCCAACCTCAATTGCCGGGCGGCCGTCGCCGAGCGCGATCGTGCCGAAATTGGTTTTGCCGCGAAGGCCGCCGATCGCCTGGAGCAA belongs to Clostridia bacterium and includes:
- the atpD gene encoding F0F1 ATP synthase subunit beta, with product MENFGHVIQISGPAVDVQFSEQKLPPIYQAVRVVSDGFNVPQPIDVVLEIQQHLGEGRARCVAMQPTDGMVRGMKAIDMGGPISVPVGRETLGRIMNVIGEPVDQLGPIKSDTKMPIHRPAPAFDEQATSAEMFETGVKVIDLIQPFLKGGKIGLFGGAGVGKTVVIMELINNVAKQHGGYSVFAGVGERTREGNDLWLEMSESGVISPGDPSKSKASLIYGQMTEPPGARLRVALTGLTVAEHFRDHEGADTLLFIDNIFRFTQAGSEVSALLGRMPSAVGYQPNLASEMGELQERITSTNRGSVTSVQAIYVPADDLTDPAPATTFAHLDATTVLSRPLTEIGIYPAVDPLASTSRILDARIVGQEHYDVAQGVKRILQRYKDLQDIIAILGIDELSEDDKLTVARARKIQKFLSQPFHVAEQFTGIKGRYCKIEDTVRSFREIIEGKHDNVPEQAFYMVGAIEEVLEKAEKLKSAMATA
- the atpG gene encoding ATP synthase F1 subunit gamma, whose protein sequence is MANVLDIRRRIRSVTNTRQITKAMKMVSAAKLRRAQDRALTARPYAQMLTNVLKSVVSRSELFDPETGEARHPLLARRPERNILVIVVTGDKGLAGAFNTNILKTAFRFIESKADCNIDIEAIGRKGRDIFRRRYPAGEVGAERNGPVQVVGEQVGLLNKFDFSQVRAIAAGVIDRYTRGEIDAVYLLYNEFKSVIVQRLVVDEILPIGEIGERKEILQADEPTAEQKKRAAEAAESAGVSAYGVDTREIDRRAATFGTAPVDYIYEQPAGDLFRSLLPKYVAIQVFRAMLESVAAEHAARMTAMDSATNNATDMIDSLTLTMNRVRQASITKEIIEIVSGAAAL
- the atpA gene encoding F0F1 ATP synthase subunit alpha; the encoded protein is MAQIKADEITQLIREQIENYESKISVDEVGTVLSLGDGIARIHGLDKVMSGELLAFPHGVAGLAMNLEEDQVGAVVLGDYTEIKEGDEVKRTGRIMSVPVGDAMIGRVVNGLGQPIDDKGPVATDQFLPVERVAPGVIDRQPVREPMATGIKAIDAMIPIGRGQRELIIGDRQTGKTAIALDTIINSRGKGLICIYCAIGQKRSSVAQVVKILEDNGAMDYTIVVSASASDPAPMQYIAPYAACAIGEYFRDSGRHALTIYDDLSKHAASYREISLLLRRPPGREAYPGDVFYLHSRLLERASKMSDAKGGGSLTSLPIIETQAGDVSAYIPTNVISITDGQIFLESDLFNSGIRPAVNVGLSVSRVGFSAAIKAMKQVGATLKLELAQFRELAAFAQFGSDLDKATQAQLNRGKRLVEVLKQPQFQPLSFAKQITIIYAGTNGFLDELPVEQITAFEKHLYSYVETMNPGLFKAIEEKKVLDDAIKADLKKVINEAKERFAAEHATAAGAL
- the atpH gene encoding ATP synthase F1 subunit delta — encoded protein: MAVFESRYARAFADVVLEMKLDPDSTVQQLRDFVALLDSAPELRGIWENPSVPGEQKRNLLDAIAARIGAARPLRNFIAVLMDHHRIAALPQIARQFEMELNQRLGRVKVEIASARALSQAEIDAVKMQVARLTGKQVTASSSIDAGLIGGVVVKLGSTVYDGSVRGQLQRLKEELSAE
- a CDS encoding ATP synthase F0 subunit B, producing the protein MKILNRSIFGVILLAFVFAASAPAVNAQHEPAPTVQGESAEHQQAAGDPNAAADSELAHESKEAEGEGGHQAFKQSPMVKRLATSIGIHPAVAYWVFLVLNFVILAIFFYWLLVKKLDLGNTMRARTASIQKGMEEARRASEEANARLAAVQGRLDRLDAEVADIRIAAETDFAAEEARIRQFADEDARRVIVAAEQEIAAAAKSARRELKAYAASIAVDLAAKKIRVDGATDEALVRDFVDQLAPGRDGKDGK
- a CDS encoding putative sulfate exporter family transporter, whose protein sequence is MHSKLLFLIGVLFAVSPWASPPLALGAGLIFGFVATHPYAKESRKGSRWLLQASVVGLGFGMNLSQVLRAGRSGIAYTAVGIAFALTLGWALGRMMNVHPRAAFLISTGTAICGGSAIAAVGPITGATEDEMSVSLGTVFILNSVALIIFPIIGTAMGLTQQQFGLWAALAIHDTSSVVGATAKFGAVALAVGTTVKLARALWIIPVSLGVAALQRRKACSAETGARAGVQVPWFIFLFVLAAVVNSYATAGAQVWSALYHAGRIGLTLTLFLIGASLSPAQIKRVGVRPLLQGIVLWLIVGALGLALIRGGWVQL
- the hflX gene encoding GTPase HflX gives rise to the protein MKTGASRAGRIAPIPASARAARSALAASADLAEDRALPFTAEESLDELAELASSAGATIVGRFLQHRDRPDSATLVGRGKLEEIAGAIASADAHLVIFDHELTPSQQRNVEAELKCRVIDRTQLILDIFARHARTREGQLQVELAQLEYLLPRLAGRGIEMSQLGGGIGTRGPGETQLETDRRKIYRRVRHVKEQLENVRRIRSQQRQRRESVPVATVALVGYTNAGKSTLFNALTRAGVLESKRMFATLDPTLRSVTLPSRRQVLLSDTVGFIRNLPHTLVSAFRATLEEVKRAALLLHVSDATSPYAAEQKVQVEGVLRELESYDKPCINVVNKTDMLPATRRESLIDNDKTVHVSAAKGINLERLLEAIDHAIEQNPLRLMHVRVPQSEGKLLSLLDARARINSREYQDGLVDIEAQVPESVARRLREFEVATRARGSKR
- the hfq gene encoding RNA chaperone Hfq, with product MDNKPAQNIQDSFLNTARKDKAVITIYLLSGVKLSGRIRSFDKYSVVLDTNNQEQLIFKHAISTVVMARPMHPPGSPGEREPRVVTPQTAQASQPATATPPNNTES